The DNA sequence TCGAGGGCGCGCCGGGTCGCAACTGGTATGTGGGCGTGGAGCTCGCCGCGCCGCTGCTGCGCTGAGCGCCGACGCCGCGGCCAGCGCCGTTGCACGCGTGATTAGTTTGCGCGGATGCCACAACCGAACCCCTTAGCCTTCGAAATCCGCGACTCCGGCATCGCCGGCAAGGGCGCGTTTGCCATCCGTCCCATTCAGAAGGGCGAGCAACTCATCGAATACGTGGGCGAGCGCATCACGCACGCCGAGGCCGATGCGCGCTACGACGACGAGTCGATGGACGAGCACCACACGTTCCTGTTCACGATCTCGTCGCGCATGGTGATCGACGCGACCAACGACGGCAACGAGTCGCGCTACATCAATCATTCCTGCGATCCGAACTGCGAGGCGGAGATCGACAAGGGCCGCGTGTTCATC is a window from the Pseudogemmatithrix spongiicola genome containing:
- a CDS encoding SET domain-containing protein; protein product: MPQPNPLAFEIRDSGIAGKGAFAIRPIQKGEQLIEYVGERITHAEADARYDDESMDEHHTFLFTISSRMVIDATNDGNESRYINHSCDPNCEAEIDKGRVFISAIRDIPVGEELHYDYAYERSGDETEEDEKRYKCLCGTAKCRGSIMEPVSVFKARKRKEAAQRAARKRRAATKK